One region of Streptomyces sp. NBC_00442 genomic DNA includes:
- a CDS encoding BMP family lipoprotein yields the protein MRRVSKIAAAGIATAALALSATACGSTSSQKDSGTSSSSSAGGKGVKIGVAYDVGGRGDHSFNDSAARGIDKAKAEFGGDVKELTAKTTDTEADREQRLTDLAGAGYNPVIGIGYAYANSMKKVAVKYPNVTFGIVDSVVEGPKNIDNIVFTEEQGSYLAGVAAALKTKTNHVGFIGGVDVPLIKKFEAGFNQGVKDTKPDVKVDNQYLSHGSDTSGFASPDKGKEAAQGMLDNGADVIYTAAGSSGTGAIEAVAGKKGAWAIGVDSDQYQQASLSKYKNAILTSVVKNVDIGVYDLIKSIKDGKPLVGTNSYPLAKGGVSLATSGGFIDDLKPQLDAAQKKIVDGSIKVKTTP from the coding sequence TCGCGCTTTCCGCCACCGCCTGTGGCTCCACGTCCTCCCAGAAGGACTCGGGCACCTCCTCGTCGTCCTCCGCGGGCGGCAAGGGCGTCAAGATCGGTGTCGCGTACGACGTCGGTGGCCGTGGTGACCACTCGTTCAACGACTCCGCCGCGCGCGGCATCGACAAGGCCAAGGCCGAGTTCGGCGGTGACGTCAAGGAGCTGACCGCCAAGACCACCGACACCGAGGCCGACCGCGAGCAGCGGCTGACCGACCTCGCGGGCGCGGGCTACAACCCGGTCATCGGCATCGGCTACGCGTACGCGAACTCGATGAAGAAGGTCGCGGTCAAGTACCCGAACGTCACGTTCGGCATCGTGGACTCCGTCGTCGAGGGCCCGAAGAACATCGACAACATCGTCTTCACCGAGGAGCAGGGCTCCTACCTCGCGGGTGTCGCCGCGGCGCTGAAGACCAAGACCAACCACGTCGGCTTCATCGGCGGCGTCGACGTTCCCCTCATCAAGAAGTTCGAGGCGGGCTTCAACCAGGGCGTCAAGGACACCAAGCCGGACGTCAAGGTCGACAACCAGTACCTGTCGCACGGTTCGGACACTTCCGGCTTCGCCAGCCCCGACAAGGGCAAGGAAGCCGCGCAGGGCATGCTCGACAACGGCGCCGACGTGATCTACACCGCCGCCGGCTCCTCCGGCACCGGTGCGATCGAGGCCGTCGCGGGCAAGAAGGGTGCCTGGGCGATCGGGGTCGACTCCGACCAGTACCAGCAGGCCTCGCTGTCCAAGTACAAGAACGCGATCCTGACCTCGGTCGTCAAGAACGTCGACATCGGCGTCTACGACCTGATCAAGTCGATCAAGGACGGCAAGCCGCTGGTCGGCACCAACAGCTACCCGCTGGCCAAGGGCGGCGTCTCGCTCGCCACGAGCGGTGGCTTCATCGACGACCTGAAGCCGCAGCTCGACGCGGCCCAGAAGAAGATCGTCGACGGCTCCATCAAGGTCAAGACGACCCCGTGA